In Ptychodera flava strain L36383 chromosome 6, AS_Pfla_20210202, whole genome shotgun sequence, the sequence GCACTTAATTtcacattcattttttttacaaaatttattacttttatgGTGTGATGTATTACAGCCTTTTAGATGAGATCCCATTTATTTGCTTGTGTTGAATCACTATACATCAATCTTTTGTTGTCACATACTTATATAACTGATACTCTGGTACTACAACAATACTTGCACAACCGGTCCTACCTCTCTTTTTCAAGTCTGAAAACAGTAATAATGATTTTTATCTTATGTATTTGCAGTTGTCATGGATATGAAGCTCAGTTTAATCTCAAAAACACTGTTTATAATGTTGGTGCTATTGTGCTGAAAGTAATTCATTTGCAGCATCTTCAGTCTTGCTATCACAAACAAAGCAATATTTATTACAGCTGGACTCAATGGAGCAGGCAAGATATAATTAATCATAGACCCCTCTAGTGAAGCGTTTTTTCTTTAGGGTCCATGAATAAATCACAGTCTCTCGATACCcatgtgtggagggactgtgaataaattaacatttttgcTGATTATCAgtcatggggggggggtgtttATACATTAAAAAGCTGACTGTTGTTATGTTAATTAGTTACTATTTTTGTTAATGGTAATGTGGCTTTTCTGTCAGTATACTTGGTGTAAGCTGTGAAGGACAGCTCGCTATAAATATCAACTCACACAGGAAATTTATCAGAGCCCCAGATCTTGAGCTGAGTCTCTGGTCTCCAGCACTGACACATTGCAGATCCCACTCCAGTAGAGGTTGCTTCCAACGAGCTCACATCATTGAAGAAACAGGCCATTATAAAAGGTTGGTGTTATCTTCTCAAGTTTTAGAAAAAGAATTTTACCTCCATAGTTCTGTTGAAGTTAATGATTGTCTCTATGTAACTACAGATTTTACCCTTGCCATGTATTGTTTGCAAGTTGATATTTACCTTAGGATATCCCCTGACTCTATATTACAGAAttgcacaatatttttttcgtttATTACTATTTTCGTATCTCTAAAAATTGTGAAGTTGGTTTTCTTACCTCTGCCAAATCACAGTACATGTCTTGTCCAGGAGATTGGTCAAGAAATTGATGAGTATAATACCAGAATTTTCTACCTTAAATGTACTGAGTAATGTGGTGTCCAAACTTTAGAAGAGTCAGTATTACCACAGGCcgcccaatcactattaataagcttattattgagtttttctcagttttctctatcagttcttctccttttcttcatgctctgccTGATCGTagtttaaataaaaataaatgactttatagcctaacctagcctcttgactctttatttattctacaccccattacaaggacgtttatctttCATATACATTCTTGTAATTAAtagtcaacatgactaattatgctaatccgtggacttatcagggattttataggttagtcaacatcgcgaaagatagcaAAGGTTAATGAAAACTTTCATTTACAgctctatctttgcaatgttgaccaacccttgataagtccacggattagcataattagttgtgttgactaattaattactagatgtgtatatgagagataagcgtccttgtaatggggtgtaaaataaagagtcaagaggctataggttaggctatatagtcatttattttatttactacgatcagtcagaggaTGAAaaaaaggagagggactgacagtGACACAGGAAACTGACAAAagctcaataataagcttattaatagtgattgggccgcctgtggtatTACCTTTGAGGGGAATCTTGTAGTACAATATATGGACTGTATGTCAACACGATGAAATATGAGCATGATATTATCCAATATTATCAGCCTCAAAACGCACCGCATATCCTGGAGCGTCTGTTATCTTATCTAGCAAAAGATGGGAGTTTTCTAACTGATAATAATGGTTTCACCATCTAAATTTCTTTCTACCTCGAATCCATGAAATTACAATCCTTGAACAATTATATTAACCTAGGGCATAATGTGAGTAATTTGGGTAATAGCAATCATGCACAATCAGATCTGTCAAAAGTTACGGCGGTAGAAAGAAAGAATCTTTCTTTCTGCTTGTTAGTCAAAAGTAAGCTGTGCAACCTGTACTGGTCAGTTATGATGAAAGTGTGAACAAAGTTCACAGACGATGGTTTACATATGCTGGTACAAAAGCTGGTTGTGGCTTATACTCCATTCAAAATGAAACTAAGTTTTCAAGAAAATAGTGCTGAAATTTGCTGACAATAATTGCCTGCGATATCCCTGTTGTTCTAAGTTGTTTGAGTTCACAGCTTTGTTTGGTTACAGACTGGAGCTTTAATGCTTCTATTGTCTGTGGTTTGGTACAATTCTGAAAACTGTGAATGTGGTCTTCCTTATCTCTGCCATTATCTCCTGTCACTCATCAATAACATGTCTTTCCAGGAAATTCCCAAAGAAGAGATTAGTTTCCTGTCTTGTTACCTTTCTAAATAAACCAAGTGATACCTGGCTTTCTGTGCTGAAGTGACCAGTTAATATAGGTTCTATATTTGTAAAGCTTTAAAATTGACCAGGTCTTGTTCACTTTACTGGAAAATACTGGGGCAAATTAGTGGTAGAATATGGTAACATGTACTAGACTTGTGTATATTATCTCAATGTATGCCTATCTAAAGGTCATTGTGGTACATGCCATGCCTAATTGTGGAATTGAAGCCATCAGCGTTGGAGTAATCCTCTTTGCTCACTTGGCAAGTGAGAAGTATACCCTTCTGAAACTAAAGGCCTTGCCTGCTACCAGAAAGGGTCCCCAGAGGCTGCAATGAGAAACACAAAGACAGCaattgttgaaatgcaaaatttatcCTGCCATGTGGTCAAAGCATATGATACTGTATATCAGTGAACACTGCAAATTATTACTAACAAAGCAAGCAAGCATTGCGTGCCAATGTTACAATTTGTCATTTCAGCATATCACAATGTTGTGCCTCTTCATAGTTTGTGCTTGTATACAAGGATATGGGTGTTAGTTCCTTGAAAGTTGAAAGGAGAAACCAGGATAGCcatgtgcatttgttttgatttttaaaaatcgtgaattacatggaaaccattccttatcttgaactggcgacacatctcaattctgggtcttacttcaaggcgtattctcagagaattttgaaaatttgacagaaaaatgaacgaTTTGGTATTTATCTACCTTAATCCAACCTCAATGATATAATGTTCAACATAGACTTTAGTTTTTTTCTCTAGGGTCTAAGTGCTCagtcaaataattaaaataaaatgataattaaaattattgtaattCCCAGCAAAATAGACTAGTAGTATATGTTCCCAGTGTTCCTGTTGATGTCGAGATATGTGTAGCacaagaaatttagaaatttatttattataactACTTTGATATCTGTAAACCATTTGAATAGAATGAAACTCATCGTCTCAGGTTAAATTTGTATAAACTCAGTTGTCAATCAGAACAAGGGTATAACCATTTGTAAATTGAATCACTCCTActaccgccatgattgaatccTACGTGTTACCACAGTCCCTTTAcaagtggagggactgtgatgggACAGCGTGTCCTCCGATGGTACCATTGCAAGAGATTGTGGGTATTGATGACCCACAGTGAcaggaaaatagaaaatataCTAGTATACCAGCAATTTGGTGTCCACTAACAATAGAACTtccattgtacatgtacatgtatgtcaatactATCGTACCAGTGTGACAGACTTGTGTACTGAATGGAATCACCGGCCTCAGTGTATGATTGTTGCATAAATTGGTAAACTTTATCTGTGAAGTCACTTTGTTTTGAATTGGGACCAGTTTCTGTTATTTAAAACTTTGCTCTTTTTTTTTGTACTTCAACTTCTTGTTCAACTTCCCAAAAGCGTGTTAATTATACAGTATTTTGCTTGTAACCTCAGCCTGTACAATCATGTATAGACTGCATCATTATTTTTAACAAGTCAAGTTTTGACCATTCAAATGTCGACAAGGACAGTGCTTGTACATGGATATATGCTGTATAGCAGGTGTTTAAGCATTATGACTTTAGGTTGTAGAACAAGAATTTGCTGTTTACAGGTAAAacgaaaatagtgaaaaaaatgaatcatTGAAAGTTGCATTGACTGGCCAGTAGTTTGAGCATTGTAAGTAATAGATAGGTTACTTCCACTTAACAATGTGAAACTTGACTTTGGAATCCAAATTTCATGTTGGTTGAATTACTGTAAAACAGTTTGAATCAGCTGCATGCCTTTCAAATTTCCATTGCAATCAGGaggttttcaaataaaactgaGAAGACATCCAAACAATGGTAAAATGTAGGGAAAAGTTTAAATGAGACATCTTAAATTAGCAAATTGACAGACTTAGCTTAATTAGCTAAAAAAGCACGCTAGCTAAAGGGACATGTTTTACAGTAGATTATAGCCATGGTGAACACTGTAATCATGAAAAAAGTTTCTGCCTGATCTAACATATTTCTTTAGGATGTGTTTCAGGAAGACATGCCTTGTCTACCGGTAATTCAAGTTATAATTCCTCTTTGCAGAACAGAGAGATAGAAAGATATGGAGAGCAAAAGTGGCTATTTGGATTCTGGGGATGAAGTCCGCCAGCGACTCAACTACCATGTGTCCAGACCTGTGTACACAGAAATGGAATTCCAAGAAGGCTATTACACACCTCCCGTGGACCAACCCACACCACTGCAGCGGGCacagaaatatttcagaaagcAGTGCTCGTGTTCAGCGCAGTGTCTGAAGAATTTTGTGTTTTCCAAAATACCGATTCTTGATTGGCTGCCCAAGTATCAAATCCGAGATGATTTACTTGGAGATGTCCTGGGAGGTTTCACAGTAGCTGTTATGAACATACCACAGAGTAAGTGTTAACTGCcggtatatttatttattgcttGTTTATAGTCATTAGTTTATTTTTAGTGTTCATTTTATGCCGGTACAAATAAAGTGATGACCTTGCAGTAGGCTCACAAGAGAAAGCATTGACCATCTGTGAAGCAATAGGAAGTTTATAGCAGGTCACACAATGGACATGATAGGAAGCTCAAATTGAAAACGTTGCATTGATGGGTGTACATGCATTGCCTTTTGTCCTTCAGTgagaattatatatttatcgcattaaatatgaacatttctgtGTCACACAGAGCCCTTTTATCCATgttcaaataaagttttcacataATTCCCCCTTGACAGGCTACTTATATTATGGTATTAAACTTTCTGTTGAATTACTGTACATCTGATGATGGCATTTACGCATTTACTACAATCACACAGGTATGGCATTTGCCCTGTTGGCCAACATGCCTCCAGTCTACGGCCTCTATGGGTCCTTCTTCCCAATCCTGGTGTATTCATTCTTTGGCACATCAAAGCACATGGCCTTTGGTAAGTAATGTCACTCCATTTATGACTTAGTGAATATAATAATGGCAAATGCAATTTGTTTTATCAGTGATTGCTAATTGTGGTCCCTATGATGAGATGGCAACACAGAAAATCACCTTGTGTCTACATGAGAAGTGTTATTTAACAAGGGAAATTACAGATAAATAAGGAGTTAATGCAAGTCTGCAATGAAAATTCCTATTAATCATAAAAACTGATGTGTAAATAATCATTTTCAGCTTGTGTATTCAGACCTATCCTTCCTTGTCTAAACAAAGTTATTGGTAGTGTAATTTATGAAATTCATACATTATATTGCTCTATATTTATTCTAATTTTAATTTCTcatcttttaaccctttcacccccagttccctgtatacaggtccaactttaccatagaaaacaatggatttgggacaaaccatggtggtgaaagggttaagtcatGACAATGATTACTTGTCTGTACAGTTTTTTCCCTGAAGACCCAATACAAGTCAATGACATAACGTTCTAGTTGTTGGCAGAATTTGTCACAATTCATATCATTGCTGTCACCAATGTTTGCAGGTACTTTTGGTGTGGTCAGCTTGATGGCTGGTACTGCTGTTGCCAAGGTAATCGGACCGCCACCAGAGACAGCAGTGATAGGTGGAAATGATTCCGCCATATTTTACAACCACAGTAATACCACAGATGATCCTGAATATGACTACGAACAAGAAAAGTTGTTAGCCATAACGTCCCTGACATTGTTAGTGGGACTTATACAGGTTGGTCTTCTCTAACTGATTGAAATTGTTGTAAATTCAACGTTAATGTAATAATGCCATAAAACACTGATTAGGAATTTTAGTGTTCCCTTTCAGAAGAAGCCAGCAGCTGAAGATGCATTGTATTTgtctatgaaaaaaaattgggatTTTGTTGTCAAAACTGGGTACATGTACTTACCGTTGCAAAAAACATTTAGGGCTAATTATGAATTAGTATTTGCTTCTTTTGCAGCAATCAGCCAAATTCACCCAATATCAGTCAGTCATTGAATATGAgtgaagaaatatgcaggattttGAATCAGCATAATGATTTccattaatgaaaaaaattgcatgaGCCAGCATGTAGTCTACATTAATTGACTATACTTGCTATTGCTATTGAAATGTGGATTCTGCACAGAACTTTATTGGAATAAtgtcttattttttttccagattATTCTTTGTATAATCCACTTTGGTTTTGTAACAGTCTACCTGTCAACCCCCGTGGTCAGAGGTTTTACCACTGGTGCAGCATGTCACATCTTTACCAGTCAAATCAAGTTCCTGTTTGGACTTTCAGACTACATTCCACTCTATTCAGGACCCCTGGCATTGGTTTATGTAAGtagataaaaaacaacaacaacaccaaaAATAGCACAATAACAATTGAAGACAAATTTTCTTCTGTGAAAGAACTGGTTCAGCTCTGCAGCCTGACTGACTGACAACTACATGTACCGTATACTTGGTGCTCAACACACCCTTGATAATGATGATTGATCAGAACCTGTTCCAGGTCAAGAACGCATACCTTGCATGGCAACCAAATGAACCACGGTCTATTTTTGCTGGTCTGCTtgacaaagtgaaaatttctCAGCCTTTTAGATTCTATTGCAGATTTCgaaatcaatgttttcctgTGCTGTGCATAGAGAGTAAGGCTCAGAGCATACTTACAAACTTTGATTTTTGAGAGGCAGTTTAGAAATTATTGCTTTAGAATATATTTTCATGGCTCTTATGTTTTTTACTGAGAATCTGTAAAAAAGAAGAGGAAAAGGACTTAACATGACTTAAAGTCTGACAAGCCCAGTGAAACTCACACAATACAGTAAGCTGACAAGTATGTTACTTAGTTTACCCTGATAATAGATTTTTTAAGTTGcacaaaaatgaagaaaaaagttcttaCTCATCTCATATTCAAAGAAAGCAACTGTAGCAGTTTTCACTATtacaataaaatttattttttcctcaaacaaGCAAAGACTTGGTTGACAAATTTacttttgtttaattttcagACTTACATAGACATTTTGAAGAATCTGCCAAATGCCAACTATGTTGAAGTGATCCTGTCAGCATGTTTTATCATAGCGATTGCCGTCAGTAaatactttgcagacaaataccGACCCAAGCTCAGATTTACAATACCAGTTGAGCTCTTAGCGGTCATTTTGGGAACTCTCATCTCATACTACATGAAACTTGAAGAGAAACATGACGTAGATGTAGCTGGATATATTCCAACTGGGTAAGTACATGTATAGTCACTAATGACAAGTAACGTTTGTAGAATGGCTTTTCTGGTTCAGGGGAgattttgcatatcaatttaTCAATCAGTGTAGGTTATGCTGTTCTATTTCCTGAggtaattttaataattcatgaAGGGGTTTGACTGAGAGAAAAAGAGTGACATGCCCTGAAGGCAACAATTTGACCTTCCGTACAAGATGTGGCATCCACATTACAAGCAATAGGTCtattatgtttgtctgtagatTATTGAAGTTTATgccaaaatcaagcatggtggtCAAGCTGTGATTAtatttaatttgtaatttcCTTGAGCCATAATGTTTTCATAAGTTGGGGAATAAAGAAAATTGACATCTACCCGAGCATTTCTCCTTGCATTCGTATGACACAGTCAGATTTAGTTAGCTATTAATGTATGTATTAACAAGACAAACCTATGTCATGTTCTTTCTTTATATATTCTTTATACCTCAGTGTCTTAGGCAATTCAACAACAACGTAACCTATTGTCTTCTCTCTTCTGCAGAATTCCTGCTCCATTTGTTCCTCCAGGTAGATACATGACGTCTTTCATAGGGGATGCCTTTGCCATTGCCATGGTGGGATTTTGTGTCTCCGTATCCATGGCGACCATCTTTGCCAAGAATCACAGCTAtgaaattgatgcaaatcaGGTGAGTGGATCATTGGCTTGAGCACATGACTTCCATCctttaaaatctgatttgtcAAGTTGCTGTAGGCCAGGATTGTTTGTAGGGAAAACAGGGAAGGTCCTCCCAGAAGTGAAAGCTAACCTGGGATGTACATTGTTGCCATCGTCTATCGACCTTTTTGCTAACCCTTTCCCTGCGAAGTTTATATTTCACCATAATGTCAAGTTCATTAAAACAAGTGAAGCACAATATGTCccatttggtgcattttaataaaaaattgaacatttgaaggcccctgaaatcaaGATGccgtaaacatgattttttagaATAAATctgttggaacagaccaagccaaatggTTGGAAATACATATGGtattggctcaataccactttttactgagtTGGGTGATAGAGAAGTGATACTGCCTTGCagggaaagggttaaagaaaggCGTTGGAGTAACAtgttgcaaaatacaaaatatcggAAGAGATAGTGTTTTTTTCCCAAGTATTAATGACAATCTATGAGTCCATATGAAATAATCATATGCTGTGAAAGTAATCACCACACCGCTTCAAACTGACAAATATCTTCTTTATTGTTTTGCTTTCAGGAGCTGCTTGCTTATGGCCTGTCCAACGTAGTTGGTTCCTTTTTCTCGTGCTTTGTGTCTGCCTGTTCGTTGGCTCGTATGCTTATCCAAGCAAACAGTGGTGGAAAAACTCAGGTGAGAAACAGCTGCTGCCTGCATTATCATCCATCCGTCTAGTTCCGCACAGGATGAACATTATTGGCAAACATTATGTCTGCATCCATGATGGTCTGCCAATATATCAGTCGTACCATTATTTAGGAAATCTGGAgtataaaaaatgaaacaagTCATAGGTGATAATTTGTCTAATTGCCAGTTCTCCTCTTTATTGTAGCATCAACATTTTTACAGTTATATAAATACTGGATAGCGATTATAGATTTTGACAAATCACCTTCCTTGGCAAACACAAATTTGTTATTGATGTGTTGTGGTATTTACTTAATATCATGAACACATGGCTTGTCATGTCTATTCCTAGGTGTTTAACCCCCTTTCCTACAGACAAACATCTTAATtatctttgtttatttttacaactAGACAGTATGACATAAATGCCCCTCTCAGTATTTGTTCAGGTGTATACCCATCAATTTTATGCTGAAACTCTGACACAACAATGGGTAATAACTTCAAAATGAAATGCATTCGGCGTGCAAACACGCTGCACTTTTTGTTTGTTCAGCGCAGTATGTTAAAGTTCAGAGCTGTAAAattatcatggtatctgcatcCAGTCAACAGCTGGTCCTCAAAGATGTTTCTTCCAGACTAtagccatcaaaatttttgtggcGTCTCAAAGTTGTGGATGCCACTGTTAAGTGTTATTTGAATGTGCTACTGTGAATATCCTTTGGATTCATCGTGAagtaaagcattagaaaaagtTTTTAATAAAAATGATAAGATACATGATAATTtatgataaaatgataaaaaatgataataatgattaGTTATTTTAGATGTCATTTATGATATAAAATATTATCTTTTCTTTTGCAACAGATAGTATCACTTATATGGTTCACAGTTATATAAAAGATAACATACCACCATATTActaatttctctctctctctctctctctctctctctctctctctctctgacagtTGGCAGAAATAGTGAATTGTATTGTCATATTGATTGTCTTGCTAGCATTGGCACCATTGTTTGAAGCTCTACCAAAGGCAAGTTCAAgtacttttttgtctttttaatatttttcagtttctcAATGTTTCTGTGTGATATGGTAATGAACATTCAGGAAATACATCAGTGTTCTCCACTAAGGCTGTTTGACGGATGGGGCGCCCGGCTTCTTTTTGTCGCCGCCCAcctttaatctcgcccgcccaTCATTGTTTTCTGTCgcctaaactgttttcacagtcagtTGTCCGAACAATATCTTAAAGCCgattgaataaaaatgacagcaactgacaacgtcgtgttaaggtagctttctgcctttgttttggtattttgagtcaaaaacacgatttttcttttatccctgaaaagtattcctataatattgatcttccttgtgtgtagaatatcttggtcgtgaagttcctgttttggggtgaaattttggaataaaaatgtacgagaggcacaggtgtacattttggcgtttgagactaccgttaagtcttgattgacaagggattacgctaagcaagcagcgtcacagtattcacatgcacttagacaacatacgctgtgaaaatcccattagcacctaccgttcactgcgTGGGTCAAGACCATAGTGTGTACCTGGCAATTAGGCGTcgaaaggtgggtcttaccgtttttctcataggggtggccgctcccaaaagatcacaatttatcgacacaatcggaCAAGGTCACACTTATGACATTGtgacggtacaatttcagattacacaaaTGGCCCACgcactaaatgttttatctgggacatttttgtgcttttgtaaaagcacaaggagtggtggataagtttcgtaatgttaaacatctttgaagaggctgtcccgtatacataaaAACTgtaaatggtacgttccactggcggcctcagtgacagcgggaacacttgaataccgcaacagacacccttcacatcttcaacattcaagcaacattcggcctctttcggccgaagtttcggcttcttttgcccccaagacatttcgacacccccgttacgatttatttttttcccttcaaacttattagtaactgacagaccagtcatatcataagcgtgacctttgcgttttgaccagtatgacttttacagtgccgtttaggcgccgcttttcaaactttgacagtgtcggcggctattgctattgaaaatgatatgaaactcttttCGACGGttttcaccatgttctcacaaactttaaagcatgtgaatgctgacactatacttctcagtgttttgatttgtaacatttggcacgGGTCCCCCAACCAGatagtgccgaaacgtctttggtcgcGTTGCCTGAACGTCTTGGGGTCGGAAATTgtgcggccgaaacgactttgcgccaaaaggtctagaaacccgacattgtccgttcgatgagaatactaagtgagttgaacaatttatgaataaaaatgaaatatcagaagcCGCGGCACTGGAACTACttgggattagaaaatacaaggtggaaacaaattgcatgggctGCAAGAGAGCGACAGCAAATTTTCCCAAGGCAAAATACGTAGCGATGCAGAAATCCCACGCCACAAACAATAGCTGCTTTGGTTTGCAGAC encodes:
- the LOC139134701 gene encoding prestin-like isoform X1, whose translation is MESKSGYLDSGDEVRQRLNYHVSRPVYTEMEFQEGYYTPPVDQPTPLQRAQKYFRKQCSCSAQCLKNFVFSKIPILDWLPKYQIRDDLLGDVLGGFTVAVMNIPQSMAFALLANMPPVYGLYGSFFPILVYSFFGTSKHMAFGTFGVVSLMAGTAVAKVIGPPPETAVIGGNDSAIFYNHSNTTDDPEYDYEQEKLLAITSLTLLVGLIQIILCIIHFGFVTVYLSTPVVRGFTTGAACHIFTSQIKFLFGLSDYIPLYSGPLALVYTYIDILKNLPNANYVEVILSACFIIAIAVSKYFADKYRPKLRFTIPVELLAVILGTLISYYMKLEEKHDVDVAGYIPTGIPAPFVPPGRYMTSFIGDAFAIAMVGFCVSVSMATIFAKNHSYEIDANQELLAYGLSNVVGSFFSCFVSACSLARMLIQANSGGKTQLAEIVNCIVILIVLLALAPLFEALPKAVLGSIVVVALKGMFKQCADLPELWRTSKVDFLVWIVTISGTVLLGVDIGLGVGVFFAIFMVILRTQRPNIAVAGNIPNTDIYRDVNGYKSKEISGIKIISSDSTLYYVNSEFFKYRVNKLTGINPVTIYANQQKLQDGIRRREDKRKKEEEKARKQQPNLNGESEDIVKGVQSNDTVAAVLNYPEIGDLHTIIIDCGNFNFIDVNGVNTLTALATDYQRVGVRVLLAGCQDNVKLTLQKCGYFDKVKTEGGEAELSFVTVHDAILFAQLKAEETAKSPVNEKTETTKV
- the LOC139134701 gene encoding prestin-like isoform X2, which encodes MESKSGYLDSGDEVRQRLNYHVSRPVYTEMEFQEGYYTPPVDQPTPLQRAQKYFRKQCSCSAQCLKNFVFSKIPILDWLPKYQIRDDLLGDVLGGFTVAVMNIPQSMAFALLANMPPVYGLYGSFFPILVYSFFGTSKHMAFGTFGVVSLMAGTAVAKVIGPPPETAVIGGNDSAIFYNHSNTTDDPEYDYEQEKLLAITSLTLLVGLIQIILCIIHFGFVTVYLSTPVVRGFTTGAACHIFTSQIKFLFGLSDYIPLYSGPLALVYTYIDILKNLPNANYVEVILSACFIIAIAVSKYFADKYRPKLRFTIPVELLAVILGTLISYYMKLEEKHDVDVAGYIPTGIPAPFVPPGRYMTSFIGDAFAIAMVGFCVSVSMATIFAKNHSYEIDANQELLAYGLSNVVGSFFSCFVSACSLARMLIQANSGGKTQLAEIVNCIVILIVLLALAPLFEALPKAVLGSIVVVALKGMFKQCADLPELWRTSKVDFLVWIVTISGTVLLGVDIGLGVGVFFAIFMVILRTQRPNIAVAGNIPNTDIYRDVNGYKSKEISGIKIISSDSTLYYVNSEFFKYRVNKLTGINPVTIYANQQKLQDGIRRREDKRKKEEEKARKQQPNLNGESEDIVKGVQSNDTVAAVLNYPEIGDLHTIIIDCGNFNFIDVNGVNTLTALATDYQRVGVRVLLAGCQDNVKLTLQKCGYFDKVKTEGGEAELSFVTVHDAILFAQLKAEETDSL